The genomic segment aacgattcttcacgaatccatgctgattactgctaatgataccgttctcatgactaaaatcttgtatattattattatacataatttatatagcgccaacagtttgcgcagcgctttgtaTGATTatattctcccctgactgtcctatgaggcggcgtgacccctgatcctctgtctggacagtgcggattggccctgtgctgatcacatgcccccccaaaaaaaaagaaaactctttaGAAATacataaactgagcatgtgcagagtgccctcaaAGCTGTTCTATCAGCAGAAGTCTGCCAGCTCCCAAATACACGGCAGACCTGCAGTGCATCTTCACATGTGTGGACAGGAATTTCAAGATGGTGGTGCACTAGGAGTGGGGCGCATGGAGGACTTCAACAGCAAACAGACAACGCTGAACTTCATGAACTAGTAAGTGTGCATTCTTTAAATCTCAGACAAGGACAGTTGTTACCTGGTTAAATATCAGTTCTAGCAAGGTagagtgcagttcctctttaaaggaacCCTGAGTGTGCAAAGTCACAGAGTCCTTTTAAACTACTATGCTGAATACCCATGATACCCCCTTGATATACCCTGTTATATGCAAGCCCTAAACCTGGAAACAACCCATTATTTTTCCTAAGGACAACAGGCAAGGGGTCTTCTGCCAGCAGAAACCATATCCCAGCAGGATGTCAATGGGGAGTTTGGCTTCTGCCAGTTTATTGGCAGATGCAATCCAATTTGATGCTataagacagtggtctccaaactgcagcctgggggccagatgtagCCCTTGCTTGCTTTtagctggcccttggggcaccatttcatccactgacacaaGCAATgtagcacatccccccccccccccatctgacaccaacaaaggtGTAAAAttagtcctttcttgtattaagagaggtatggactccagagagagagatatcattttgcccctgtacaaatcattagtaagacctcatctggaatatgccgttcagttttgggcaccagttctcaaaaaggatattggggaactggagaaagtgcagagaagggcaaccaaactgataagaggcatggaggagctcagctatgaggaaagattagaggaactgaatttattcactcttgagaagaagagattaaggggggatatgatcaacatgtataaatatataaggggtccatatagtgaacttggtgttgagttattcactttaaggtcaacactgaggacaagggggcactctttacatctagaggaaaagagatttctccaaatatggaaaggtttcttcacagtaagagctgtgaaaacgtgggatagactccctccagaggtggttctggccagctcagtagattgctttaagagaggcctggattatttcctaaatgtacagaatataactgggtactgacatttattggtaaagttgatccagggaaaatctgattacctctgggatcaggaaggaatttttttcccctgctgtagcaaattggatcatgcttttttcgccttcttctggatcaactgtgggtataggattgggtatatggcattgtatgatatttttatttatttatatatatatatattttttgtggttgaactagatggacttgtgtcttttttcaacctgactaactatgtaacagttATTCtcattgacatcaacaatggggcccgatgaccccaatgatggggcacagttcctcccaatgagaccaacaatggggctaataacaccaatgatagggcacattTCCTCCAAGTGACCCAAACAATAGGGCACGATTCCTcacaataacaccaacaatggggcagtattcctcccaattacaccaatgctagggcacagttcctcccaatgaccccaattcctccaaatgacaccaacaatggggctcaaggacaccaatggtggggcacaattcctcccaatgagaccaatggtggggcacagttcctcccaatgagaccACAATGGGGCTAataacaccaatgacagggcacattTCCTCCAAATGAcccaaacaatggggcacaattcctcacaatgacaccaccaataatggggcccagtgacaccaatgatggggcacaactcctcccagtgacaccaatgatggggcaacatttttctcactgacaccaaagatggggtattgtttactcccactgatgctgggacattttctactcccaccggCCACACTCTgaccccccctaaagtctaaaggacagtaaactggccctgtgTTTAAAAAGTCTGGAGACCCATGCCAATGAATACAGACTTTTTTTAAAGTTCCGGATAGACTGTGGTAGAGTcagaacccctgtcatgtttttattactGTTCCTGATggggagacccccccccctgtatttAGCAGGGTGACCATTATTAATGAtagaaaatccaacattttatggttgtccctagaacaggaatagaggggaatccTACCAACTGGAACCAATGCAAACAGGTGTAGTGGTGCTGCTACCTTTCTTCAATCCTCAGCTCCATGAGTAAGCTCTGACAACCGAAACACGTTGAATTTTTTACAGCTGTTTCACGTCATTTCTAAAAAGGATATTGCCATTTGAAGTTTACCTGAGTGCCAGCTGTCCCTCCAGTGGTTCACAGTACCAACTGGAACGCCTGTTTTGGTTATAAcgatcccttatcatcccctccaagagcttgcatacaattaaaagttaggctaactggtctgtaattccaaggggtatatcttggcccttttttaaatattggtgctacgtggcttttttccaatcagctggtaccattccagtcagtagactatttgtataaattaggaacaatggtctggcaatcacttgattgagttctttaaggaccctcaggtgcaagccatctggtcccggtgacttattatgtttttcaagtctatttctaattctgtcctctattagccatgagggtgcttcctgtgatatgtcatgaggataaacattgcagttttggttactgaagccctccgattccATCGTGAAGAccaaggagaaaaataaattcaaaacctttgccatctctccatccttagtaaccagattccctttatctttatgggaccaatatgatctgagcTCCCTTTCTTaccatttatgtacttaaagaatttcttgggattttttattgctctcctccactatatgcctttcgtgttctatcttagccgccctgattgcacccttacatttcttgttgcattctttgtaaagttggaatgctgctgatgatccctcagccttgtatattttggaggccttctcctttgcttttatatgcatttttacattggagttaagccacacaggacttttattagctcttttaaatgtatttcccattgggatgcactagctaatgcccttatttaatatgctcctaaagcatacccatttttcctccgtgttcttttttcctaatgccgcgtacacacgagcggattttccatcagaaaaatcttggatggtttttttgacggaattccgctcaagcttggcttgcatacacacggtcacacaaaagttcgctgaactttcaaccgccaagaacgccatgacgtacaacactacgacgagccgagaaaatgaagttcaatgcttccgagcgtgcgtcgaattgtttccgagcatgcgtaggaattttgcgcattggAATTGCTATAGACATTCGGAAtctccgatcggaactttttctgaccgaaaaattgagaacatgctctcaatcttttgctggctggaatccagccagcaaaagtctgatggagcatacacacggtcagaatttccgaccaaaagctttcatcggtcttttgctggccgaatttccgatcgtgtgtacgtggcattagattttAGCCCAATTATTATCCTTTAGCagggatcgtagtttagggaagttggctctttagaaaattagtgtctttgtattccccttatgtttcctctTTATGTGATTTTATACTAAAACAaactagttggtgcatttaccatctgacccatgaaattgtcctgcaagacttttagggactggcgagccttagatgaatgcgtggttccttccacccagtctatgtctgaataattaaaatcccccattataatgacactttccatttttgccgctaatccaaattgtgataggaggtccgcctcttccctctggttagggggcctatagcatactcccccTTAGTTTTCtacctttgtagctctacccataaggattccacctcctcccttagtgatgtcatctctcacattcacttgtacatcatttttgatatacaggcatacccctcccccttttttaccctctttatccctgcgatatagggaatacccttaaatggttgcTAGCGAATCATGAGTGCTGtcgaaccaagtctctgtaattcctacaaaaatcgaaatcctcctcttacaacagtagctctagttctcccatcttgtccgccagactcctgacATTGGTGAATATGCCACATAGTTTAAACCGGTTGcatatctccttattgggtgttctggagttgcaaataggacttgttactatacttaccttgggtctaggtgctttagtcaatctaccactaatgccccccaatactaccctctggaatatgttccacgctgactatgtCTACCTCTGGAcactccccccatcgcctagtttaaaagccacTTCGGCCATCTTCACCCCCAGCAGATCTGCACTTCCCTACTTAGTTGCAGTCTGTCCCTTTTATATAGAGCTGGTAAACAACTGAGAAGTctccccagtcctccaggaacccaaacccttcctttctacaccagctcctcagccacttgtttacttccctaatctccctctgtctttctggtgtggcttgaggtaccggtagtatttctgaaaatactaacttggaggtcctttttttcaattttaagtccctaaaatcgttttttaggacactccatctttctctgactttgtcattggtgccaacttgcaccatgacagccgcagcttccccagcccctcccaataatctgtccaccagatccgtgatgtgctgaacctgagcgcccggtagacaacatacagttcagcgcttcaggtctttgtgacagattgccctctctgtccttctaagaattgagtcccctaccaccggAATCTGTCTTTCTTctcccttggctttactcccaccctcactggaggagttattcccctggcagctaggagagtccctcagctccggCAGTGTTGGTCCCTGactttcaccaatgtcactcaatgaggcatacttattgggatgttccagcccaggacccctgcactatatactctttgttgtactttacatactcctgacctctgcgctATATACTCTATGCCGCTACCTGTAGAGTCAGTGATTGAGTGATTGTTGACCTGACCcagcccattggtgagtatggggtcccaCATTCAGACCCCTATGATCACTAACCTCTCCACCAATTTTGTGAGTCCCAGTGCGagtcctttgtgtgtgtgtgtgtgtgtgtgtgtatgtatatatatatgtgtgtgtgtatgtatatatatatatatatatatatatatatatatatatatatatatatatatatatactctatgttgtacattacatagtcctgacccctgcactatatactctgttgtacgttacatcattctgatactatatagtcctatctgttgtatcttatacaatatgttgtacattacataggcctgacttctgctctctcccctctactcactgctatatatacacataatttgtattctcttttgttacacccatttcctaccagctggacattttatatctaaagatttgattggagcacagactttcaCGTGCTGATAATAATGTGGATGCTGGAAcattaaacagaaagtgataatgagggaggagccaATAACCcgatggtcttcaggatcagtccagtcttcatcttggatgtttttcccccatcctcactctctaacctctggtggggctcagccctgctgttattcatgactaaatcatggactaaataaggaagtgctgtacttgtgttgggaagatggcaatgagtgatagagagggtggggacactcgtcctataatcccctcatcactgtcactcctataaaagacggCTCTCGTTGTTTCCTCagtctctgactaaggtccatgaataaagaaatgatctggtaggagatcagaggacccatttactagttaccttgagggggggattgtaagatcctcagagacaaagctgcctgatgtggacGGAGttctggtttaggggaaccaatctgctcatgtctagtaataatctttttatttctattttagtagatggacgggagataaggaaaacctcagaggattgtctcactttgtctccagactgtgaagtagaagatgaggacatcacaccatatagtccaggagaaaacccggctacctcaaatgtccatccggcaccaaacagtgtagatggaccatcgtattcctcttatcctgaggaacctcagactgtgagggacggtgccgtccttccaacagataagaggttttcctgtactgagtgcgggaagggtTTCCGTTTTAAATCGCAACTTAATGTGCATAAAAtctctcacacaggggagaagccgtattcctgtccggaGTGCGGGAAGCgttttctttttaaatcaaaacTTGATGACCATAAAATATCTCATACGGGAGAAaaaccgtattcctgttctgagtgtggaaaaTCTTATTCACGGACCTcgcatctttacacacatcaaagagtgcacacgggggagaagccgtattcctgtcctgagtgcagaaaatgttttgtacaaaaatcagaacttttcatacatcagaggtctcacacgggggagaagccttatccctgttctgagtgtgggaaatgtttttcacggaccTCGCATTTATACACACAtctgagatctcacacgggggagaagccgtatttctgttctgagtgcggtaaatgtttttcaaatCAGTCCATTCTTGAAAAACATAAGCGGttgcacactggggagaagccatattcctgctctgagtgtgggaaatgtttttcacagaagtccaatctttacagacatcagaggtctcacacaggagaaaagccgTATTCATGTCCTaattgtgggaaatgtttttcaatgaagtctaCTCTTTCCATGCATCAGAattctcacacgggggagaagccgtattcctgttctgagtgtgggaaatgtttttcagtgaagtccaatttttacagacatcagaagtctcacacaggggagaagccatattcctgttctgattgtgggaaatgtttttcactgaagtctactctttccagacatcagagatctcacactggggagaagccgtattcctgtgctgagtgcagaaaatgtttttcacagaagtccagtctttacaaacaccAGAGATTGcatacgggggagaagccattttgtcctgagtgagggaatcgTTCCTcattgaagtcctgtcttcctgtacatcagggatcccacacaaccctcaaggtgtattagtgccttgagtgcaggaaatgtcttctatatgaatgttgctggacatcacagctctcatgtagggaagaagcacaccctgatatacacctcagatatactccatggctgatcttcatcatgtaggaaacagttcataaggagatcagagatcaccaaagacatggatgaagtgttgtccatattggccattgatagcagtaccTCTCAtcggctgagtacattttgtggtgtacgCTTTTACAAACACTTAGCGGTCTGTTTTAAAAAATTGTAGAATGTAAACAATGTTAGTCGTATTGTTTTTCATATGATCATTGgctccatttagtggccataaATGTGTATTGCGCTAAATTTACCGATGGAGATGTTACAATACACTTTGAACACAGCAGAttgatcccatctagctcacattaacCCTTTTACTGCTGGAGCTGTTCttgtatttttttgcacacatgttaaaatgtacatttttgtcCTGAAGATCagtttagaacccccaaacatatattttctgaaagcagagtccCTGGAAAATAAAACAGTGGTagttcaatttttttatgtcacatgatattagctaTAATATTTTACCCGgtttttggtcaaatataaaagatgaggttgtgccggGTGAATACCCAGTATGACCAGCCCTAAAATTGTGTGTGCTGATGAAATGATGACAAACATTGGTACTCCAATATTttcccataggtgatgctttaaaagcctttccaGGTCCTCTGTGTAGAGGTAACCCAGAATAATGGatgtagaattattgctttcactctggcATGCATGGTGTTATGTAATATATGTAGTgcaatctgttttttttcttatatagGAACCGGCAAAATGTTGTTTATGTTTGTATGTAAGAAGAAACTCAAAGTTTTGGGGTGGggttttaagtgcttgggtgtaactttaattttctCACATAACTTTATTGCTATCGCTAAATGGACTGATAAACCCCAATATGATAGCATTttgttgtgacaggttctctttcatgAGACATGAGGAGTCTATCAGAGACCTCATGTCTCTCCTGCCCTCCACTGAAGATATTTGAGAGCAGATCTTGCTCCATTCTTACCCCATCAATCTCTTCACATATCAGAAACTTACTgtgtgacatatcagtatggatgtcatccCATTTCCTCAAACTTAatatttctaaaactgagcttgtaatatttcctttttcccgatcccctccccatgactttaccatcaagatcaacggcacaaccattggtccctgcacacatgccagggtgctgggtgtaatcctagactctgacctctcctacaGTCCCCACATCTAATCACTGGCTACATCTTGCCCCCTTAACCTCCTGCAATATTTCCAGAATTCGCCCGTTCCTGACTAACAACACCACAAAACatcttattcactccttggttatttcccaccatgactactgcaactccctccttgcTGGCtgacctttacacaggctatcctccCTTtggtctattatgaatgctgctggtaGACTAATgcaccttactaaccgatccatgactgctgctcctctctgccaatcccttcactggcttcccttaccccatcgtataaaattcaaaatactaactatgaCAGACCTAGACGGGACAGGGGCTTGAGAAGAGGactgggagcaagcctcttacccactgactatgggccctggcatttaagggaacactactctttggaaaGTGTATGGGGTATACGTGGAGTGGTCTTGTTACTTTTGGATTCAAGttcatgtctccccaagacacacagactctgggactctaagccttctccacactatgggactcatagcagatgttgatgtcatcagcaagccacctgtctggggttgcctgctataatgtgtttattgcaagtaggtctagtgtgcctcctaagggtctttcacccgttgttatttgtgctaattaactcaccttTCGTCTTTCTGCTAAGCAAACCAATGTGGATTgtttttatacttgtaataatttGTATTACAAGtacagtacactgtattcagtattgTAATATttggcaagtctgacctggaatgaaacctcagagtcatccaggtggctaattaacaTAATGTTTATAGTGCAAGTCTGTTGTTCTTATTATAttcctgtgtgcagtttgtattgttagggtaatatgatcaggatgGGGATGTCCTCCTATGGTGTATATATTCTGTGTTAGTTTGTTTAAATAAATGTGTTCCAGCTTTGTAGCCAAacaagtcctgcctagttcttggttgcaatatgcggCTATATTATTTGATATGTATCTTCAGACTGggggaagcggtatatgatggcgGCACTCAAGCGGTGAGGGAAGCGATTCAGTTACACtaaccctttcccctcccccctcccttcctctttttttccccctttttttttcttttctttatctcccaccctccttttccccttccctccccccttttttctccctttccccaccccccctttttccctttttctccgCTTGGCAATGGTTGTTATTTCTTAATTTGAATATTTTCTGCAATGGTACAGGAGGAATATTTCCTGTGACTGTATtcattatacacatatatattttgtaGGAATTCTCTTGAAACATTTTTTCTGGTGCTCACCCTGCGATTCCTATGGCTGGACTTTGATGCTCTCTTACCTGCTCCTTTTATCTGAACAACAGGAGTTCAATATAATTAAGTGTCACATATGTGTCACATATATGATAGGTGAGTTTTCTATTACTGGTACACTTATTTTCCCCTTTGAGAATCATAACAGCCCAAGACTAATCCATTTGGGGTATGTATGATTCCCCAGTATGGTTTTCtttcatatacagtggaacctcggattacgagcataatccattccaggagaatgctcgtaatccaaagcactcgcatatcaaagcgagtttccccattgaagtcaatggaaactaggggtgcaccgaatgggttttttggtgccgaaacgataccgaaaatgaaaaatacaccaaGCCGAAAACCCGTAACCAATACCGAAACTGACTGATACCGAAAattactgttttaaaaaaatatttttatacaggagatggtcagagattggggacatggtacaggagatggtcagagactgcggacatgatacaagagttggtcagagactgtggacatgatacaggagatggtcagagactgcggacatgatacaggagatagtcagagactgcggacatggtacaggagatggtcagagactggggacatggtacaggagatggtcagagactggggacatggtacaggagatggtcagagactgcagacatggtacaggagatggtcagagactgcagacatggtacaggagatggtcagagactggggacatggtacaggagatggtcaaagactgcagacatggtacaggagatcaatgcagcctcaccagtgccccatcatatgcagcctgccagtgcccatcatttgcagcctgcctgggccccaccagtgcccagcagcctaccagtgcatacctcccaacttttgaaggtGAGAATAAGGGACATTTAGGGGGGAAATTGACCTGTGGCAAGCGTAGTGCGCCacggcaaaaagtgggtgtggtagcatagtaaactgtgttgtctgtaaacacagtttattatgctaCAGTTAGGAATGGACAGAGTAAGTGATTTGTACAGATAACTTACTCTGTCATTTCAGGCAGGGaagccttccctgctctccatcctgacatattccccacagcagccggtgggagatgggaggggaggaacctggcagAGCTTGGGGGGTGGGCAGGAGACAGTACAGGGTGACAGGAGAATGGCAGGGTAAAGGAGAACAGcacagggaccagagaagagcacaggggggaccagagaagagcacaggggggaccagagaagagcacaggtgggaccagagaagagcacaggtgggaccagagaagagcacaggtgggaccagagaagagcacagggggagcaGAGAAGCGTCAAGGGGGACCAAAGAAGAGTAGAGATAGGACCAGGGAAGAGCACAGGGATCAGAGAAGGGTACAGGGGGGACTGTAGAAGAGCACGAGTGGACTGGAAAAGAGCAAGGGGGGGGCAGAGAAGTTGCTGGGCAAGATCGCAGAAGGGCCAGGAGAGATCTGAGGGGCCCACGGGCAGCATAAAAAAAGCTGGAGAAGAGGGGCGGCATACAGAGAAACCAATGCCCTCCATGTTCTTCCTGCAGCTGCAGAATGCccacttttcctcctctccctcctgcaggcattcagtggctgcaggaaaaACATTAAAGGCATTGGTTCCTCTGTATGCCGCCCCTCCTCTCGGGCTGGGTCGCAATGGCGACCACTGTAGTTAGGTCCCTgcagtgaagtaaagaaaaaaaaaagttctgtcagAATGAAGGAGCAATGAGGAATGCTGGCAGGATTCTGAGGCTGTGGCAGTTGCAGACTAAAGCATATAGAGGGTTAAGAAGACTGGTAGATGAAAAGATTGTGGACCGGGAaatgctgaggatgaagggggaggagggggtctgCAAGTGTAGTGAAGAGAAGGGATGGGGTGAGGAGTTATTGGTGTGCAGTGATGGCAGAAAGATTACCGTACTTCATTTACCTTCTACAAAGCACATTCCGGTCACAGTGGcactcagagacaggagaggatcGCATTGCACTGCACAGTGACAGAAGACACGAGAGGATCACATCGCACTGCACAGTGACAGAAGACACGAGAGGATCACATCGCACTGCACAGTGACAGAAGACAGATGATCACATTGCACTGCACAGTGACAGAAGTCAGAGGATCACATCGCACTGCACAGTGACAGAAGTCAGAGGATCACATTGCACTGCACAGTGACAGAAGACAGAGGATCACATTGCACTGCACAGTGACAGAAGACAGGAGCAGGAATGGGGTCAGATGTCAGAATCCTCCCACATGCAGGGACTTCTATCACCTGATCGCTACACACAGTGCTGAGTGATGGGAGGAGGGGAGCAGGCTCCACCGCCTGTACCGCCGATAAATCTGTACCCCAGCCGCACTTAACATACTGTGCAGGAGCAACTCAGAGCGAGATGTCGGGAGGCGGAGCTGGGAGGGAAAGCTGCTCTGCACACAGTTTCCTCCACAGTGCGCTCCCGCAAAGCACAACAGCACTCCAGAACGACACCCCCGTAATGGGCGGGtccccgccccattttcggcg from the Aquarana catesbeiana isolate 2022-GZ unplaced genomic scaffold, ASM4218655v1 unanchor236, whole genome shotgun sequence genome contains:
- the LOC141121960 gene encoding uncharacterized protein isoform X2; this translates as MTGPMRMEEDRSHMIEKILNLTLEIIYLLTGERFPLVKSGDHMTITVPPRDSLKPETHKMQKILEVTKKMMELLRGEVPIRCQDVTVYFSMEEWEYLEGHKDLYKDIMMDNRQNLNFVKTVSKEFPRNETILNLTLEILSLLTGENCTVITKKSTNNETRRSHNMTTRSSRIQNTITIPLPPSPIPTRHNMEKIVEVTKKMMELLTGEVPIRCQDVTVYFSMEEWEYLEGHKDLYKDVMMDNQPPLTSLVDGREIRKTSEDCLTLSPDCEVEDEDITPYSPGENPATSNVHPAPNSVDGPSYSSYPEEPQTVRDGAVLPTDKRFSCTECGKGFRFKSQLNVHKISHTGEKPYSCPECGKRFLFKSKLDDHKISHTGEKPYSCSECGKSYSRTSHLYTHQRVHTGEKPYSCPECRKCFVQKSELFIHQRSHTGEKPYPCSECGKCFSRTSHLYTHLRSHTGEKPYFCSECGKCFSNQSILEKHKRLHTGEKPYSCSECGKCFSQKSNLYRHQRSHTGEKPYSCPNCGKCFSMKSTLSMHQNSHTGEKPYSCSECGKCFSVKSNFYRHQKSHTGEKPYSCSDCGKCFSLKSTLSRHQRSHTGEKPYSCAECRKCFSQKSSLYKHQRLHTGEKPFCPE